One window of the Yamadazyma tenuis chromosome 6, complete sequence genome contains the following:
- a CDS encoding uncharacterized protein (COG:C; EggNog:ENOG503NX1Z): MNRRRSSNSTASSASSIITVTSSNSTQSSMNTFDHQSVLSTRKASRLSNLNPMKPRSVSGKSDMGPIASHQNGPNGHIASHNSYYNLTPMSTNSLTEINNYHLTKMDTNDSIDSNFSLQSQFKIELNMSRKEIELIRFTWHKMLLEEPVVQTESSLPIPGGFRFGDQSNSLQQQASQHQQSDLKPANNIASSLFCRQLYGNLLNMNPTLEKLFPSIKHQAVAFAGVMSFTISQMENLAGLNEYLESLGKRHSRILGIEPSMFELMGEAMIQTFHERFGTKFNQELEILWIKLYMYLANSLLQFGIDPILKLNTGDNSHDHHGSSGLFRLNEISQPAVRTPSAPSSAKEDLFSVADGKRSSVSTGSANTSFDLKKKDKGMNKKKRDCMHTIMSQVESKEVDLEEILLTNSFYSYDKPAGHTQLKSNQVPTSFMKNSPSIKALESILNEKSRSFNYSLNNLSNQSVQTFQTAPEHNSSKLETIDASPSSFNDSTVNEPDDNDGFVKHLDPSTATFGYPMDEERLTNATDNDDTLIDEVAGTSAAPLHPQPKYIKMPSLIPPDLRDESTWKRQSMVDIPEKRQSMVDVAEDSTWKRQSMIDTPQDSTWKRQSMIDIPEETPSAMATPKQPPAPEPNKTPKSTSFGTFEDFQTPKRHSISMTPSPRKSPHLRSNSAFNLAPNKPESPKKHKRSSTLSDLSNLKGPATDDKKSKFSFRSLFRKKDKKSEEIKKAKETKKVEEPKVKRDSKETTGKKAVEKTPKSQPVVKVSKPAPASVPYSSNIKLPSERKEPSKSFKSNTNMNFIREVADDYQEPLQEFNDDYDNHNITHNPPTKMVVSNKYGEEMTLEPSPLPRSNNPFVNFTPSQRQSTFMDEEEDDIFGSPKRGTNTVNESLLGDSLFPKSLSTQEVESIVSLERSRSMRSVKSSKRTSFVNVDGSDENIILFNDSMNNSFNSPVSNTSRSNSILKKSKYGSIDSKITGKHASNVSTGDDSDFNDLMEFSDFINFDNFQDVNLEFSVDVDHQEIDQTPNQSQSPEETPAVKEIKSQSTQSVLQPPVPSSKPTDSKRFSYHPGTNDSPIVISSSSSIEEDSEEPIRPLNVSPRTPEITVSQQQIPSLLTPSLKEIDINQKSPEQVPVLNEKNTNVRPISMSFKGLKGPSFGNKLSTKALRESESHQSFNMTFNDDDSDLSGSAVGGGFGSSDEEEEEELDLDEYNYNQYYNDQYDSEEEELENQQEEKENFSHFQPPPPLTQKSKRNNIGSPESFASSNLGRSSNFTASPRSVVPKKKSNGVRFSSRIILYDTYNGDEYDRHPDLATCNQLTPMLAQMIREEVNEIKANMPVHELSRCNTHFF, encoded by the exons ATGAATAGAAGACGCtcctccaactccaccgCCAGCAGCGCCTCCTCCATCATCACGGTCACAtcctccaactccaccCAATCGTCCATGAACACTTTCGATCACCAATCGGTGCTCTCTACCCGTAAAGCATCCCGATTATCAAATCTCAATCCCATGAAACCCCGTTCAGTTCTGGGAAAATCAGACATGGGCCCCATTGCCTCCCACCAAAATGGTCCCAATGGTCACATTGCCTCCCACAATTCCTACTACAACCTCACACCCAtgtccaccaactcgttgaccgaaatcaacaattACCACTTGACGAAAATGGACACCAACGATTCGATCgattccaacttctcgTTACAGCTGCAGTTCAAAATCGAATTGAACATGAGCCGTAAGGAGATCGAACTCATACGATTCACATGGCACAAAATGTTGCTTGAAGAGCCGGTTGTCCAAACTGAGTCTTCCTTACCAATTCCTGGAGGATTCCGGTTCGGCGACCAATCCAACTCTTTACAACAGCAGGCGTCCCAGCACCAGCAACTGGACTTGAAACCCGCCAACAACATCGCTTCCTCACTCTTTTGCAGGCAATTGTACGGGAACTTGCTCAATATGAACCCTACTTTGGAGAAATTGTTCCCCAGTATCAAGCACCAAGCGGTCGCGTTCGCAGGGGTGATGTCATTTACCATTTCCCAGATGGAAAATTTGGCGGGATTGAACGAATACTTGGAGAGCTTGGGTAAGAGACACTCACGGATCTTGGGTATCGAGCCGTCGATGTTTGAGTTGATGGGAGAAGCGATGATTCAAACGTTCCACGAACGGTTTGGTACCAAATTCAACCAGGAGCTTGAgattttgtggatcaaACTCTACATGTATTTGGCCAACTCGTTGTTGCAGTTTGGGATAGATCCGATCTTGAAGCTCAATACCGGTGACAACTCCCACGACCACCACGGACTGTCGGGGTTGTTTAGGCTCAATGAGATTTCGCAGCCAGCGGTCCGCACTCCATCGGCTCCAAGTCTGGCGAAGGAAGATTTATTCAGCGTAGCGGACGGAAAGAGATCGAGTGTTTCGACGGGCCTGGCAAACACCAGTTTTGAtttaaagaagaaagacaagggcatgaacaagaagaagagagatTGT ATGCATA CTATCATGAGTCAGGTCGAGTCCAAAGAGgttgacttggaagagaTTCTCTTGACCAACTCGTTCTACTCCTACGACAAGCCTGCTGGTCACACCCAATTGAAATCTAACCAGGTGCCCACCAGCTTTATGAAAAATTCTCCATCGATTAAGGCATTGGAAAGCATTTTGAACGAAAAGTCCCGGTCCTTCAATTATAGCTTGAATAATTTGAGCAACCAGAGTGTCCAGACGTTCCAGACAGCTCCCGAACATAACTCTCTGAAATTGGAGACAATTGATGCTAGTCCCCTGAGTTTTAACGATTCTACCGTCAATGAACCAGATGACAATGATGGGTTTGTCAAGCACCTCGACCCCAGTACCGCCACCTTTGGCTATCCCATGGACGAGGAAAGGCTTACCAATGCCACCGACAACGATGATACGCTTATTGATGAGGTGGCTGGAACTCTGGCAGCACCTCTTCATCCTCAACCCAAGTATATCAAAATGCCTAGTTTGATACCTCCAGACTTGAGAGACGAGTCCACCTGGAAGAGGCAGTCAATGGTAGACATTCCCGAGAAGAGACAATCAATGGTGGATGTTGCCGAGGATTCCACCTGGAAGAGACAATCAATGATAGACACCCCCCAGGATTCCACCTGGAAGAGACAATCAATGATAGACATTCCCGAGGAAACACCCTCGGCCATGGCCACCCCCAAACAGCCACCGGCACCGGAACCCAACAAGACCCCCAAATCCACCAGTTTTGGtacttttgaagacttcCAAACTCCTAAAAGGCACTCCATCAGCATGACTCCTTCCCCAAGGAAATCACCTCATTTGCGGTCGAATTCAGCTTTCAATTTGGCCCCAAACAAACCCGAAAGTCCAAAAAAGCATAAGAGAAGCAGTACCTTGTCTGAtttgtccaacttgaagggCCCAGCCACAGACGacaaaaagtccaagttttccTTCAGATCTCTTTTCAGgaagaaagacaagaaactggaggaaatcaaaaaggCAAAGGAAACCAAGAAGGTTGAGGAACCTAAAGTCAAAAGGGACTCGAAGGAAACCACTGGGAAAAAGGCCGTGGAAAAGACCCCAAAGCTGCAACCAGTAGTCAAGGTGTCCAAACCAGCCCCAGCTTCTGTGCCTTATAGTTCCAACATCAAACTTCCCAGTGAAAGAAAAGAACCTTCaaagtccttcaagtccaacacAAACATGAATTTCATCCGGGAAGTTGCAGACGATTATCAAGAACCTCTACAAGAATTTAATGATGACTATGACAACCACAATATCACACACAACCCTCCCACGAAGATGGTAGTCTCCAACAAATACGGGGAGGAAATGACCTTGGAGCCATCACCACTCCCCAGATCCAACAACCCGTTTGTCAACTTCACTCCCAGTCAAAGACAAAGCACTTTTatggatgaagaggaagatgaTATTTTCGGTTCTCCCAAGCGTGGAACCAATACGGTGAATGAGCTGTTACTTGGAGACTCGTTGTTTCCGAAGTCTTTAAGCACTCAGGAAGTCGAAAGCATTGTTTCGTTGGAAAGATCCCGATCCATGAGGTCCGTAAAGTCAAGCAAGAGAACCAGTTTTGTAAATGTGGACGGTTCTGATGAGAATATcatcttgttcaacgaCAGCATGAATAACTCATTCAACTCGCCTGtttcaaacacttcaaGGTCAAActccattttgaagaagtccaagtacGGAAGCATCGACTCCAAGATCACAGGAAAACATGCCAGTAATGTAAGCACCGGTGACGACAGCGACTTCAACGATTTGATGGAGTTCAGTGATTTCATTAACTTTGACAACTTTCAAGACGTTAACTTGGAGTTTAGTGTTGACGttgatcatcaagaaatAGACCAGACTCCAAACCAAAGCCAAAGTCCAGAAGAAACTCCAGCTGTTAAGGAGATAAAATCCCAATCAACTCAATCAGTGCTTCAACCTCCAGttccttcttcaaaaccaaCAGATTCGAAGAGGTTTTCTTACCACCCTGGTACTAATGATTCTCCCATAGTaatctcttcatcgtcgtcgattgaagaagactcGGAAGAACCTATAAGACCGTTAAACGTGTCTCCCAGAACCCCTGAAATCACTGTTTCGCAACAGCAGATCCCATCGTTGCTTACGCCAAGCCTCAAGGAAATTGACATCAACCAGAAGTCTCCTGAACAAGTTCCCGTTCTTAATGAGAAGAACACCAACGTGAGACCAATTTCAATGTCTTTCAAGGGCTTGAAAGGTCCTTCATTCGGGAATAAGTTAAGCACCAAGGCCCTTCGCGAGTCTGAGTCTCACCAGTCGTTTAACATGACATTCAACGATGATGATTCAGACCTTTCGGGATCGGCTGTTGGAGGGGGATTTGGATCTAgcgatgaagaagaagaagaggaacTTGATCTCGATGAGTACAACTACAACCAGTACTATAATGACCAGTACGATtcggaagaagaagagttggagaatCAACaggaagagaaagagaattTCAGCCATTTCcaacctccaccaccattgACACAGAAGCTGAAAAGAAACAATATCGGTAGTCCCGAATCGTTTGcgtcttccaacttgggCAGAAGTTCCAACTTCACTGCATCCCCAAGGTCGGTGGTTCCGAAGAAAAAAAGTAACGGAGTCAGATTCTCATCAAGAATCATCTTGTATGACACCTACAACGGAGATGAGTACGATAGACACCCGGACCTCGCTACATGTAACCAGTTGACACCAATGCTTGCGCAAATGATCAGAGAGGAagtcaatgaaatcaaggCCAATATGCCTGTTCACGAATTGTCTCGTTGCAACACCCATTTTTTTTAA
- a CDS encoding uncharacterized protein (EggNog:ENOG503PGZK) — translation MSYPDYIDGEPPVVGMIQYDQAAWAGTTSIDRQDGVYVIVETAEPTKIVAKVDPKDTLMLDMIFQDAHKEYAKQINDKNVQTK, via the coding sequence ATGTCCTATCCCGATTATATCGATGGAGAACCACCAGTGGTGGGTATGATACAATACGACCAAGCGGCCTGGGCCGGCACCACGAGTATCGACAGGCAGGACGGCGTTTACGTGATCGTGGAGACGGCAGAACCAACCAAAATAGTGGCAAAAGTGGACCCCAAAGACACCTTGATGTTGGATATGATCTTTCAAGATGCCCACAAAGAGTACGCCAAGCAGATCAACGACAAAAACGTACAAACGAAATAG
- a CDS encoding uncharacterized protein (COG:Q; EggNog:ENOG503P2SK), producing the protein MSSTYLIIGASRGIGYTFAKQLSAEKSNLVIATARSEKSAKELESLGPNVKTLLIDMQDPYTKFETAFKVLETLAPNGVDVFIHNAGIADDTSVQPSSVYNVDAYTQILDVNVGGPAKAYKAAYPYIFKGKGTKKIAFVSSSMGQIGFSPDFNAYGASKAALNHLGVQIAKENAGSDDELVKGSVTVLLCPGLVATDMTKNIPGGMPVDDSVAASLATINKVTAAESGKFYAHTGEQQPYTLV; encoded by the coding sequence ATGTCGTCCACCTACTTGATCATCGGAGCTTCCCGCGGTATTGGTTACACTTTCGCAAAACAATTGAGTGCtgaaaagtccaacttGGTTATCGCTACTGCTAGAAGCGAAAAGTCTGCAAAAGAATTAGAATCTTTAGGACCAAATGTTAAAACCTTGTTGATCGATATGCAAGATCCATATACCAAATTTGAGACGGCCTTCAAGGTTCTCGAAACCTTGGCTCcaaatggtgttgatgtgTTTATTCACAACGCTGGTATCGCCGATGATACTAGCGTGCAGCCTTCATCCGTATACAACGTAGACGCTTATACACAaattcttgatgtcaatgTTGGAGGTCCTGCTAAGGCTTACAAAGCGGCCTATCCAtacattttcaaaggaaAGGGTACTAAGAAAATTGCTTTCGTCTCCTCCAGCATGGGACAAATTGGATTTCTGCCTGATTTTAATGCCTACGGTGCTTCCAAGGCTGCACTCAACCATTTGGGGGTCCAAATTGCTAAGGAAAATGCTGGTTCCGACGACGAATTGGTAAAGGGTTCAGTGACGGTTTTATTATGTCCGGGACTTGTTGCAACCGACATGACCAAGAACATCCCAGGAGGTATGCCAGTAGACGATTCAGTGGCTGCAAGTTTGGctaccatcaacaaggttaCTGCTGCCGAATCCGGTAAGTTTTACGCCCACACTGGTGAGCAACAGCCGTACACCTTAGTTTAA
- the CSL4 gene encoding exosome 3'->5 exonuclease subunit ski4 (Csl4) (BUSCO:EOG092653O3; EggNog:ENOG503NYXY; COG:J), producing the protein MESILGHKVVPGQYITPLYKTHGDGVLSFISGKGTTVSQIEHNEKVVPIIVSTVVGILVSQPDASDENKITVSVLSSKYTATGANPDTIDISPVTNNLPKENDIVVVRVTKLNVKQAYCEILSVESSGNVIEDSGLGVNGDIAHQSLGAGGGAQALNNHSTIASSLTAGINAMAGELGESFKGVIRSQDVRSTDRDKVKIIESFKPGDIVRALIISLGDGSNYYLSTARNDLGVIYAKSENGAGDSMFPIDWEHMVCPKTGVVEKRKCAKPIT; encoded by the coding sequence ATGGAATCCATCTTAGGGCATAAAGTGGTACCAGGACAGTACATCACGCCCTTGTACAAGACACATGGTGACGGCGTGCTCCTGTTTATCAGCGGCAAGGGCACGACGGTGTCCCAAATCGAGCACAATGAGAAGGTCGTCCCCATCATAGTTTCTACGGTGGTGGGCATATTGGTGAGCCAACCTGATGCATCTGATGAAAATAAGATCACCGTGTCGGTGCTAAGCTCCAAGTACACTGCCACTGGTGCTAACCCAGACACAATCGATATCTCGCCCGTGACCAACAACCTCCCAAAGGAAAACGACATTGTGGTTGTTCGAGTCACCAAATTGAACGTCAAACAGGCGTACTGCGAGATTTTATCAGTAGAAAGCCTGGGAAATGTCATAGAGGACTCGGGGCTCGGCGTCAACGGCGACATAGCCCACCAATCCCTCGGTGCCGGAGGAGGAGCTCAGGCGTTAAACAATCACTCCACCATAGCTTCTTCATTGACAGCAGGCATCAATGCCATGGCTGGAGAACTAGGTGAATCGTTCAAAGGTGTCATCCGGTCCCAAGACGTGCGACTGACCGACAGAGACAAGGTGAAGATCATCGAGTCGTTCAAGCCCGGTGACATTGTACGGGCGTTGATCATTTCCCTTGGAGATGGTTCCAACTATTACCTAAGTACCGCCAGAAACGACTTGGGAGTCATCTACGCCAAGTCCGAAAACGGTGCGGGCGACTCGATGTTTCCCATCGACTGGGAGCATATGGTGTGTCCCAAGACGGGAGTGGTGGAGAAGCGCAAGTGTGCAAAGCCAATCACTTGA
- the PDR16 gene encoding Phosphatidylinositol transfer protein (PITP) (COG:I; EggNog:ENOG503NWM0) — MFSRLKSKESKGDTTPVPKEALQKVTVPFSAPPASYKVPDPPVLDKSQQDMYLKVHQHFSNPQFVVASTEHDQQQKNKDETKFTALTDAEKAWLTRECFFRYLRASKWNLAECIARIELTLSWRREFGIAGNFEDDNKVNGKLTGAENETGKEIILGYDNDVRPCLYLKPGRQNTKPSITQVQHMVYMLERVIDFMPSGQDSLALLIDFKPTNVGISTGKIPPIGTGRQVLHILQTHYPERLGKALLCNIPLLGWTFLKIIHPFIDPLTREKLVFDEPFPKYVPIEQLDKDFGGTADFEYNHEVYWPALIKMADEKKTKYVKRFEKFGSKVGLSEVDLRGDHDDLVYPVPDVKQN; from the coding sequence ATGTTCAGCAGATTAAAATCCAAGGAGAGTAAAGGTGACACCACCCCGGTACCCAAAGAAGCCCTCCAGAAGGTTACGGTCCCATTCTCCGCCCCTCCGGCCCTGTATAAGGTTCCTGACCCACCGGTGCTTGATAAATCCCAACAAGACATGTATTTAAAGGTCCACCAACACTTTAGTAACCCCCAGTTTGTGGTGGCCAGTACTGAACACGACCAGCAGCAGAAGAATAAGGACGAGACCAAGTTCACGGCGTTGACAGATGCCGAGAAGGCGTGGTTGACGAGAGAGTGTTTCTTTAGATACTTGAGAGCTTCCAAGTGGAATTTGGCAGAATGCATTGCCAGAATCGAATTGACCTTAAGTTGGAGAAGGGAGTTTGGCATCGCTGGTaactttgaagatgataataAGGTGAACGGGAAGTTGACGGGGGCGGAAAACGAGACAGGAAAAGAGATTATTTTGGGTTACGACAACGATGTCAGACCTTGTCTTTACTTGAAACCTGGTAGACAGAACACCAAGCCTTCAATCACTCAGGTCCAGCATATGGTGTATATGTTGGAACGTGTCATCGACTTTATGCCCAGTGGCCAGGACTCGTTAGCATTATTGATTGATTTCAAGCCTACCAACGTAGGTATTTCCACGGGTAAGATCCCACCTATTGGCACTGGCAGACAAGTTTTGCACATTTTGCAAACTCATTATCCCGAGAGATTGGGTAAGGCCTTGTTGTGCAACATTCCATTGTTGGGATGGACTTTTTTAAAGATTATTCATCCATTTATTGACCCTTTAACACGGGAaaagttggtgtttgacGAGCCATTCCCCAAATATGTaccaattgaacaattggaCAAGGACTTCGGAGGCACGGCTGATTTCGAGTATAATCATGAGGTTTACTGGCCGGCACTTATAAAGATGGCGGATGAGAAGAAGACCAAGTACGTCAAGagatttgaaaagtttggGTCTAAGGTGGGTTTGAGTGAAGTGGACTTGAGAGGTGACCACGACGACTTGGTATACCCGGTGCCCGATGTCAAACAGAACTAG
- a CDS encoding uncharacterized protein (EggNog:ENOG503P7Z1; COG:S): MNAKQLALVEANSANIIPFSDELWHQLIKKDFPNRPPKPNPKAVTAGSRMATKALYNQYHEEQESFKRHSTERLKSFTKMLERQKSENSVIQVEQILRDPTVQPSHAFRGNKNSILNKARRELQSRMLMFPKKAMRTPVRPPPGPVPALVSPRLRPVVKPQKPLVSPQKPLLLPQKHTPVSSPKKSAPSAPQSKSTLESKISIQRKRRKVESSKSLSPTATKPNDSEAKSDIKSIKSSVFH, from the coding sequence ATGAATGCCAAACAATTGGCACTCGTGGAAGCCAACAGTGCAAACATCATCCCATTTAGTGATGAGCTATGGCACCAACTCATAAAAAAGGACTTCCCCAATCGGCCACCAAAGCCCAATCCCAAGGCCGTCACCGCCGGCTCCCGAATGGCCACCAAAGCTTTGTACAACCAGTATCACGAAGAGCAGGAGAGTTTCAAGAGACATTCCACCGAAAGACTAAAGTCGTTTACCAAGATGTTGGAAAGGCAGAAAAGCGAAAACAGCGTGATCCAGGTGGAGCAGATCCTACGGGATCCCACCGTACAACCTTCCCATGCTTTCCGGGGAAACAAAAACAGTATACTCAATAAAGCCCGACGAGAGCTCCAAAGTCGGATGTTGATGTTTCCCAAGAAAGCCATGCGGACGCCGGTGCGGCCACCACCAGGCCCCGTACCAGCCTTAGTGTCTCCCCGGCTCCGGCCTGTGGttaaaccacaaaaacccCTTGTGCTGCCCCAAAAACCCCTTTTGTTGCCACAAAAGCATACCCCGGTGTCTTCGCCCAAAAAACTGGCTCCAAGCGCACCCCAGTCTAAGTCGACCCTAGAGTCAAAAATCAGCATCCAGCGCAAACGACGCAAGGTGGAGCTGTCAAAGAGCCTATCACCCACTGCCACGAAGCCTAACGACCTGGAGGCGAAATCTGATATCAAATCCATTAAGTCTTCAGTGTTTCACTAG
- the RPP1 gene encoding RNA-binding RNA processing protein rpp1 (EggNog:ENOG503NZSQ; BUSCO:EOG09264THP; COG:J), whose product MYDLNVPWPRNNYEKLTDEQVVGLRNVIVTLYSLKVYKVAINFEIDESIRLPVNSPQEINPIKVPEIIDVAKFPGLSVYTRLTVVVNDSSKLVSFNKFQNYFDLVAIKPVSEKALQLSIINLNIDLISVALSSRLNFYLKHKIVGQAIKKGVKFEICYDSLISSSSSMSRKHLISNLIQLIRATRSNGVVIAGGCTDAINVRSLNNIVNFFETLGLKRNKINQFIENSRYVLMNGRLRINSYKQVIALDDDDELLDNSKDDPMGNSVVNGYKKQKRKGDADEQTVKRTKI is encoded by the coding sequence ATGTACGATCTCAATGTTCCGTGGCCCCGAAATAACTACGAGAAGCTTACTGATGAGCAGGTGGTGGGATTGCGCAACGTCATCGTCACGTTATACTCGTTGAAAGTGTATAAAGTGGccatcaactttgaaatcGATGAAAGCATTCGGCTCCCAGTGAACCTGCCCCAAGAGATAAACCCGATAAAAGTCCCTGAGATCATCGACGTGGCCAAGTTCCCGGGTCTCAGCGTGTATACGCGGCTCACGGTCGTTGTTAACGACTCTTCGAAACTCGtcagcttcaacaagttccaGAATTATTTTGACTTGGTGGCCATCAAGCCGGTGCTGGAAAAAGCCCTTCAGTTGAgtatcatcaacttgaatatCGACTTGATTTCGGTGGCGTTGAGCTCTCGGCTCAACTTCTACTTGAAGCACAAGATTGTGGGACAGGCCATCAAGAAGGGGGTGAAGTTTGAAATCTGTTACGACAGTCTAATTTCGAGTTCGTCCTCCATGAGCCGAAAACACCTTATTTCGAACTTGATCCAATTGATACGAGCCACTCGTTCCAACGGCGTGGTTATCGCGGGAGGGTGTACCGACGCCATCAATGTCAGGtctttgaacaacattgtcaacttctttgagACGTTGGGATTAAAGagaaacaaaatcaaccagtTTATCGAGAATTCTCGGTACGTGCTTATGAATGGTCGGTTGCGAATTAATAGCTATAAACAGGTGATAGcacttgatgatgacgacgagTTGCTTGACAATTCCAAGGATGATCCCATGGGCAACTCGGTGGTCAATGGGTACAAAAAACAGAAGAGGAAGGGTGATGCAGACGAACAGACGGTTAAGAGGACTAAAATATAG
- a CDS encoding uncharacterized protein (EggNog:ENOG503NZEC; COG:S) encodes MTNDLLLDRPQDDSIMDIGQNCSKCHQLDFLPFRCEYCKLVFCADHRRLQDHQCPHLQALESQNIRPRSPKRIPHGPTAASLFPDREKDRAKINSLIERPTKPTSILETSFRVGDVKSKTAFSKFAKFLNLQKNKRLTKSAKKIFAPKKPSPTVELQLLRKNAKGDAKIPDSDRVYVWCLHVNALEEEEDKLTKIDVHSQRVGIFVNKNWPIGRALDVISDELHIKNNNNKTTEVNERLNIFKVSDDQPVLLKTGDRCKDLRQGEVLYLVRGTV; translated from the coding sequence ATGACTAACGACTTGTTATTAGACCGCCCCCAGGACGACAGTATCATGGATATCGGGCAGAACTGCTCCAAATGCCATCAGCTCGACTTTCTCCCGTTCCGCTGTGAATACTGTAAGTTGGTGTTTTGTGCCGACCACAGGAGACTCCAAGACCACCAGTGTCCACATTTACAGGCGCTTGAATCGCAAAACATACGTCCTCGCAGCCCCAAGCGCATACCCCATGGGCCCACGGCGGCATCGCTCTTCCCGGACCGTGAGAAGGACCGGGCTAAGATCAATTCTCTAATAGAGAGGCCAACAAAGCCCACTTCAATCCTCGAAACCAGCTTTCGAGTGGGGGATGTTAAGAGCAAGACCgccttctccaagttcgccaagttcttgaacctCCAGAAAAATAAACGTTTGACCAAACTGGCGAAGAAGATATTTGCACCCAAAAAGCCTAGTCCTACGGTAGAGCTTCAATTACTAAGAAAGAACGCCAAAGGTGACGCCAAAATCCCCGATTCTGACCGGGTATACGTGTGGTGCTTACACGTGAATGCCCTCgaggaggaagaagataaGTTGACCAAAATTGATGTCCACTCCCAAAGAGTCGGCATATTTGTCAATAAAAACTGGCCGATTGGACGGGCATTGGACGTGATCAGTGACGAGCTTCACATCAAAAATAATAACAACAAAACGACCGAGGTCAACGAACGCctcaatatcttcaaggtATCGGATGATCAGCCGGTGTTATTGAAAACGGGGGACCGGTGCAAGGACCTTCGCCAAGGTGAAGTGTTGTACTTGGTCAGGGGAACTGTGTGA